Genomic DNA from Nicotiana tabacum cultivar K326 chromosome 21, ASM71507v2, whole genome shotgun sequence:
AGTTCCATGACGAGTTCTATGAATTCAACTGAATCTGTTTTCTTACTTAAGCTATGTATACATGTATAAAGAGAAAATTAAAATGTACACATCTAACAATAAGATCGTGGATCACATTCATTCTAAATCTGCTGACTTTAAATTCTACAAatatactattttttttctttttaagtttTAGCCATTCCATATATGAACTCACTTTTTCTTGGTCTTTCTTGTTGCTGTCTCTTTCAGGATGTCTTGAGACAAAAAGGAGAGTTTACAAGTAGTATTAAATTGTACAAAAGGGATTACAGCTCtttttaaatacaattaattTTGTTGAGATTTAATTAGAgaaaagaatatcaagaaaaagaagaaaaatggggtTTTGGACATTATTTGAAGTGGCATCTATGCCAATATTGCAAGTACTCCTCATAAGTATTTTAGGTGCTTTAATGGCCACTGATTATCTCAAGCTTCTTCACTCTGATGCCCGAAGATCTCTCAATAAAGTaagaattttctttattttttaaatattaattttcttttatattatttatgatataTTGACATGCATTGGCTTCTTATTTACTCActttgtcccaatttatgtggttGTGTTGGATTTCGAGAGTTAAACGTGTTTTTCTTTAATTACAATTTTTTCATATGCTTCTTCAATATTTTGAAGTGTTAATTATTATGGTTTATCATATTTTTTACgtagttttcaaatatatattttattttttaaaaaaatgaaagattttatatccaaTTCTGCGgttaaaattatgaaatttgtTTCTCGAAATTTGAACTAGCTATGGCTTATAACTTGGGACATAGACGGAGTACCTATTTTACGATATcgtctattttttaattttatatatttatatatgtttttttgtAGATCGTGTTCGTGGTATTTACGCCTTCTTTAATGTTTGCAAGTTTGGCAAAAACTGTCACCTTGGACGACATAATCTCATGGTATGTACTAACAAATTTGAACTTTTAATTCAGCATTAATATTATTCCTTTGTGGAAAAGTGCTCGTAGAAAATATAGGGAACTTCTAGTGTTAGAAATTATAGATAGTGAGAATCCATATAGCCAATTCAACTTACTTGAGATTAATGCATGCGGAATTGTTGCCCAAGATCAATGTCTAGATTTTGAGTCATTTAGTGGCAAAATTACAGCTAAACTTCTTAATTTTGGATTGTCAGGTGGTTTATGCCCATTAATATAGGGCTAACTTTTCTAGTTGGAGGAATTCTTGGATGGTTAGTTGTGAAAATACTGAAGCCAGATCTACATTTAGAAGGACTCATTATTGCTACATGCTCAGCAGGTACACAATTATCATTTTATTAGAAACTTTTTTATTACCTCCCCAGTTTCGGAAGGGAAGCCTTCGAGCAATGGTTATTGCCGTGTGACCTGTAGGTGACGGGTTCGAGCCATAAAATCAGTCACTGATATTTGTATCAAGGTAGGCTGCATACAATATCACACTTCCTTGGGGTGCAACCCTTCCCCCGAACTTACGTGAACGCGAGATGCTTTGTGTACCAGACTGCACCTTTTATATTTTACCAGTTTCTAATCTGATAATTTATCTTTTCAAACAGGTAATTTGGGGAACCTTCTTTTGATAGTAATTCCAGCAATTTGCAAGGAGAAACGTAGCCCATTTGGTGATCATGGAATTTGTGCTTCTGTTGGTCTGTCATATGCCTCTTTCTCCATGGCAGTAAGTTCTTATTGAAGTCGAGAGAcatttttttaaattgttaatttcaTCGTATGATCACTTTATTTTTCTCATTGTGTAACaataaagtcataaaataatttttttttatcacatTACTTAACTtcggaaggggagccttggagcaacggtaaagttgtctccgtatGACCTATAGGCCACAGGTTCGAGCCGTAAGAGCAGCCATTAATACTTGCATTACGGTAGGCTATCGACATCACACCCTTAGGGTGCGGCCTTTCACTAGACCCTGCGTGAACGCTAAATGTTTTGTTCACTGAGCTGCCTTTTTATTAAAGTGACTGAACTTCTTCactataataataaaagtggtgcAACTATTTTTTGTCACGTTAATGTAACTAAATTATGCTACTTGAATCGGCCAGTTACTTCAATgtgataaaaaaaaagagttatgtGGTTTTAATATTGTAGTGGGTAATGTTCGTTTATTTTAATACGATATGAAATAGTTTTATGATTTTACTGTTATAACGGTAAAGCTCAGTGAACTATGTCCTTGTATATATTCACTGCATCAAATTTAGACCAACATCCATGAATTTGTGGTCTAAAAATTAAGTTCTAATTATTCTAACAATTAATTTTCTTGATTTTACAGGTTGGTGGTTTCTACATATGGACCCACACATACCATTTAATAAGAAGCTCATCTGTGAAATTTAAAGCACTAAAAGCAGCTGAGGAAGATGCTTTGAAGAAACCAAATAATGATTTTGATGCAAATGAAAAATCTCACCTTCTTGAAGAAGTTGACCAAAATGATCTTGCTCTTAGCATTGCACCAACAAAATCAACTGCATATGACCCTGAAAATCAAACTGTAAAATTCCCtcccttctttattttggttAATTTTATAACTTTAAAATATCTAAACTTTATCCACTATAAAAGTAAAGTCGTTAAACTTTACCAACCATAACAGTAAGATTGCAAAACTACTTTTTGTTTAAAGCAattgaaaggaagattgaatccTCCGGGTGCAAGTTAAATATCAACTCAAGAAAGCGATAGGCAAATGGGTATAGGCCGGatcacaagggtctatcgtaAATAATCTTACTTTGCATTTATGCAAGAGCCTGTTTCCACATCTCGAACCTGTGACCTTCTAGTCACATGAcatcaactttaccagttacgccaagactcCCCTTCTTGCTTATTATAACAATAGAATCACTAAATTTTAACCTCTTTAACGACAAAACCTACTGTCAAGGTGATTTGTCATTTTACTACTATATTATATAAAGTTAAATTATAATGTgacaaaaatttatttatatactGTTATAGTGGGTGAAATTCAATTACTAATTATATGTAGCAAAATGATTTTGTGATTCTATTGTCATAGTGATTAAAGTTCAAAAGGATAGCCTTGGAACAATTGTAAAGCTGTTTTCGTGTGACCAATATGTCATGGGTTCAAGCTGTGGAAGCAACCAacaatgcttgcattagggtaaaCTGTCTACATTACGGCCCTTGGGATGCGGCCTTTCCTCGGACCCTAAGTGAACATGGGATATCTTGTGCACCGGACTGTCCTTATTTTAGCGATTAAAGTTCAGAAATCgtacaacaacaaaaagaaatagGCATATTTCTGATTCATCAATCAATGTAACTTGCAGAAAGCATGTGAAAAAACAGACATGGAACCAAGAGAAGGGGAAGTATCATCATGGAGTAAATTTTTGCACAAAATTGTGGAGGAACTACTGGCACCTCCAACAGTTGCAGCAGTAAGTTCCATTTAATATTATCAacacttgtttttttttttttaatttggaaTTCATACAAAAGATGAATAACAAATAATAATtactgtttttttttcattttttggtaaaAATTCCAGATTATAGGACTTATATTTGGTTCAGTAACATGGTTGAAAAACCTGATTATTGGTAGTGCTGCTCCCCTCAGAGTTATCCAAGACTCAATCAAATTACTTGGGTATGTTTCAATCTCCGTTCTTTTATTCAAGttgataaaatcaaataattttatTATGGCCATATTGTgatgaagaattaacctaaatagccgtCCACCactaaaaataaccaaaaaatctATGATATATAATTCATATGTAATATATGTATAACCAGGTATAATAACAAATTGGCAGGCTATTTGTGTAAAATCCCTAATGTGATTTACATTTTAAATAAGATTAATAGTTACTAATATTCAAATTCTTGCTTCATTATATTCTTGTTTTGTGTGAAATTGACATCTCACCTTCCTCTCAATGCAGGGATGGGACCATTCCTTGTATCACTCTTATACTAGGAGGAAACCTCACCCAAGGTAAGAATGATGTCATTTCTTGTCCTGATGCTTAACTGAAAGTAATGATATTTTTAGCTATCAATTGTTATGAGGTAGTCATATAATAGGAATATCTCTTAGGAGTATAGAATATGTATAACTCTAAGAGTTTAACTTGTATACACTGACGATGCAAGCATAAAGCATTTTTACAGATTCTTTTAACATGTTCTATTAAGTAACATGTTTTATTTTTTAGGTTACTAATCTAACCATTTATGGATATACATTACTCTTTTAGGTGATTTGACAGTATAAAAGATCCTTCACACTGCCAGTGGATAGAAGTTAAAGCTCGTTAGTTTTTTAACTTGTATACACTAGGGGTGGTAATTTGAGATCCATTTGACCCGCCCAAGGTTGGGTCGGTCATTGACTCGCCCATTTGTTCAACTCAGCCTATCTTAACCCAGAACATCTTAGCTCATCTAATGTTGGCTGATTTTTGGTTCAAATTGGTCAAACCGCTgctaaaatatctttaaaataattcttttttgtttgatatgtcaTATATggccataacaaaagaaaaaaaaattttatACATAAGTAAATAGTTCATAAGAAAATAATAGACATTAATTAAAGTTTGATAAGAGTTGGATGAGTTAGGTTATGACCCAAATTTTAGTCCATCTTGAACCAACCCATCTCAACCCAAGTAACTTTTGGGCGGGTCATTTGACCGACCCATTTATTGACTCAGCCTGTTTTGACCCGCCCAAAATCTACCCAACCCGCCCATTTGACACCTTTAGTACTACTAACAATATAACTAATTCTTACATTACCAAGGTATTTTAACATATTGTAACATGCCTTATTTCTATGTTATTAATCCAATCTTTTATGAACAATATGATAACATAAAAATAGTTTACATTGTGTTGTCCTAGTTCTCAGATTTTTCTTTTGAGACATTGAAGTTAACTTCTGCATTACCAACTTGACAGGATTAAGGAAGGCAAAAGTGAAACCAATGATCATAATATCAGTGGTATGTGTGCGGTATATATTCAGTCCTCTAGTAGGAATTCTAGTTCTTAAAGTAGCAGACAAACTAGGATTCCTTGCAGCAGATCCCCTTTACAAATTTGTGATAATGATTCAATACACATTGCCACCCGCCATGAATATCGGTACGCTTCAAACGCTCTTATTTCGTGTAAATTAACCTGTTGTAGCAAGTTATCTGTCTTATTTTCGATTAACTGTTGAGAACGATGAACTGATATATTATGATTATGGCGATATATATACTGGTGCAGGAACAATGACGCAACTATTTGACGTAGCACAAGAAGAGTGTTCAGTCCTTTTCTTGTGGACTTATTTGGTTGCAGCATTTGCACTTACTATTTGGTCCACTGTATTCATGTGGCTCTTGTCCTGATTGTCACAAGAAGACACAATATGAAGATATTATATAATGGTGTGGTGTGCTTTAAAGTAATCTTGATACACATCCTACATTCCTACTTTGGGGAAAAATTTGTGAAATATATACCCTATGGAATTAGGTATTAGAAATATTCCATCAGAATAGATATAATACTAGTGTGTGGGACCATTCTATTTGTTTTATTTACCCTCATTATTTTGTTTTTCACTACTATGTTTTTAGCTTCAATTCTTTCAAGTAATATGACCCCCTTCATAAGGTGCTTGTATGTTGTTCTATATATGTAAGGAAAGTATTTAGTTGATTGTCCTTTGtacatttatttatttcatgGCCAATAGTCAGTAGCTTTAGCATGAAATCATAAAGTTTAAATCTTAAATTCGCCTATGACGATGAGCATAAGGTTACGTGAGGAAGCAATAAAGAATGAGATACTAGTTTTCTGACATAATTTTGTTTACACTAATAACTGAAAATATCCAAGCAAACACATGCTCTATTTCCTAGCTGACTGGTATGCTTTCCATCTCATAGAAAGGTTAGTTGAAACTTAGGTCGATATAGGCTTGAGGAATATTTGTGACATTCCCATGTTTTTTTTGACGTCTAGGTTGTCTTATATTCAAAAAAGTGCAAGAGGGGGGCTAGACCTGACCTCACAAAAATACAACAATGGTGATGCAATCACCCCAAAAGAAGGACAGGAGGTTCATATATATACACCCTCCTTCCTTAGATCTATGAACAACATTAACTAACAAAGAAATTAGATTTTTCATACTTTGTCCTTATACTGGGAAGTTGTCATTTATCGAGGAGAAAGAGCCCTTTTGCATTGCTAGGCAATTCTTGGAGTGAGTGATACAACCTTCTCTGATTTGTGGTTGTAGCCAATTTAGCAAGACAATTCGCAACCTGATTCCCCTCTCTGAAACAGTGCCTGACCGTAGCTCTAGTTTGTTTAATGATGAGGGAGCTCTGTCTATAACCTTTTTAATCTTCATGTTATTAGGATTTCCATCCGTGAGCATATCCACTATGATCTTTGAGTCCAGTTCGATAGAGAAATTAGTGTACCCATTCTGACTGCACCATTTCCCTCCAAACTCTGCTGCTTTAGCCTCTGCCATGGTATGATCATCACAGCTGATATGAATAGAAAAGGCCGCAATAAGGTCCCCTTGACTGTTCCTGACTACCCCTCCAATGCCTGCCTTACCACTTTCTTTGCAAAAGCTTCCATCCGTATTAACTTTGATAGTGTCGGGTAGTGGAGACTCCCATGTAACTTGTATCCATTTCTGATATGGTCTGAGTCTCTCGACCTTATCACATAATAAAGTCCATTCCATCTGAGTGTATTCACCTGGTACCATGTTGGAGATAGCCGTTTTCAATGTCCATGTAATTTGGTGTCGCATCGAGTTCAGCTGAAACTTCTTTTGTTTTCCATATTTGCATGCATTTCTTTGTTTCCACAGTTCCCAGCATATGATTGTAGGAGCTATCTGAAGCATTTGATTGTGCATTTTATTATTGGCCGTTGTTTCCCACCATCTTTTGAAGGTAGCAATAATAGGCTCCTGCTGATGTTTGATTCCAAATGCATTACCTATGTTGTTCCATATGAAGATGGCAGCTTCACTACCATTAAAGACATGTTGAACTGTTTCTACCTGCGCAGAAGAACAACAAGAACATCTGGAAATAATGTTAGTACCAAATCTGCAAATAACATCATCAAAAGGTAACCTATTTTTGAAAATTCTCCAAGAGATAAAGGACATCTTAAAAGGGAGAGAGTTATGCCAGATTTTGTTTATGAAGATATTTTTCTGTTTCTTGAATCTAATAGAATGCCATGCTGAGTTAGAAGAAAATCTCCCATCATTAGAAGTAGTCCAAACCGGGAAATCATCCTCATTTTGGTCACCTATATCCAGTTGAGCAACACTATCCATAATATGCACGGGAAGAACATTGTTGAGTTTGACAATATTCCATTCTCCATTAATTATGAAGTATTTCACCTGTACTTTAGAGGATCTTCCACTACCTTGTAATATGTTGGCCAATGCACCTTTACCTGTCCAGTTATCCCACCAAAAGGTATAATTACCTTTTTGTATTTCCCATCTAATGTTTTCCTCTGCTTTGTCTCTGATTTTGAGCATGTTTCTCCAAATATGAGAATTAGAGGGATTTGACTTTTTGTTCACTGGATGGGCTCTTTTGCAATATTTATTCTTGAGAAGGTTGGCCCATAGGGAGGGGTGAGTTCTGAATCTCCACCATCTTTTAATGTTAAGTGTATCTATGATATCCTCCATTTTTCTAACACCGGCTCCTCCCTCATCTTTGGGAAGACAAAGATTATTCCATGAAGACCAATGATATTTGTTTTTACCTTCATTTGTGCCCCAAAAGAAGTTTGCAAAGTGTTTCTCCATGAGCTTAGTAATTCCTTTAGGAGGGTTCATAGCCGAAAGGATGTATGTGGGGAGGGATTGTAAGACATGTTTAATCAAGATCATTCTCCCTCCAAAGGACATCATATTGGCTTGTTATCCATTAAGTTTCTTGACCACCTTAGAGAGCATACCGTAAAAAAGATTGCTAGTCTTCCTCCCAAAATAAATGGGGCATCCCTGATAAGTGAAAGAGAAAGACTTATCCATATAGCTTGTGGCATTCTTAATTCTATTGATTCTAGCAGcgcaggtgtcacacctcctttttccgccccgcgaggggcaagggagtttttttcaattaaaggacaatcgaaacgggattggtttatttatttcagagtcgccacttgggaggtttagggtgtcccaagtcaccaattttaatcccgaatcgaggaaaagaatgacttcgtattacagtctgcgtaccagaaattcggataaggaattctcttaacccgggagaaggtgttaggcattcccgagttccgtggttctagcacggtcgctcaactgttatatttggcttgattatctgattttatacatgttaaacctatgtgcaagttttaaactcttgaccgcttttattattattttttacgagaattgccacgtcgtgaaaatatatctcgaaccacgttacatcaatgcacccgtggttattgacatatctcgactcggttgagatttggatttgggtcacataaatgtgcacccgaattaggaaaaataaattattaagacgtgcctaaagcaactaacgtattgttattttggggaaggccgtaaaatttgctaaacggcatgtcccgaattctaagaatttttaatatatatacatttagaagGCCCCGTagcttctacattttttgtttgtcgaggctcgtctcatttattattaaaaggaatttacaacgtcatggaaatgcatctcgggccacgccacaatcaatgtgcccgtgattaGAGACGTATTTCGAtcccgttgagatttggatttgggtcacataaatgtgcacccgagtttaagaaaattaaattattaaaggcgcgcctaaagcgactatcgcgttattattccgggagggtcgtgagatttgctaaacgacctgCCTTGGAAACTGGATGCTTTGATATATACATTtgacgagggccccgcagcttgcgCTTTTTTacttggcgaggctcatctcgtccttattttaaaaggatatcctatagcagctacgtttcttgtcgcgtttgtctctactaattggaAACAGAAATAGTCCTAGTTAATtgcatgcttgcaggttatttatagcaggattcaaaatgcttttataGAATAAGAAAATATGACTACGCACACGGACAACTGATTGAACattacgggcccaaatccagctcatgcgggatgggccagacctgggccactgtttgttcgatgcgggcctgcttggtctgttttgacctgggctcgacccctGTGAGGTTGAGACCGTAAACTTGTGTTCTTTGTTCTAAAGGTGTGGCTGATcaataattataacaaagcaattCATCCAAAGGAGATGAACTTGGAtaatttcatgcttggcatatATTAAACGATATGTTACACAATTAAACCAAGTCTGGGATACAACCTATTGTATTGGGCATATTTTttacctaacagcatacatatataaactaacATCCAACTAATCTACATTGATATCTACTAGACATGCAGGCTACTTCCAATACCCaaacaggaatgaaaattattatacattacatgatatttaatgtaacaatctatgtataaaagacattcttcaggtcttttcttttgtattcatgctcaactttccaattacattgacagtgtattagttgtgtacctggtatagagaacagaagaaggaaaatgatcaGTTGAGTGGTACACAGCAAGCACAGCAGCAGCAGGTAAACAACACAACACAGGAACAACCAAAACAgccacaatgatgaagctcaacaAGTGATCGAGCAATGGACAGACAATCCCAGAAAACAGAGCAGAGAGACAGCAGGAAACCCAAGATAtcgaatgtaacagcaacagaaaatCCAATAACCACAAAGCTCAGCAAATACACAGTACAGTTCCGACAATCAGGAAGATTGGCCAGAACAGCTCAACCAACTTAGTTCCTTGTGCAGTTTTGGACAGTGTTTAGTTAAAGTGTTCTGAAaattttctctttgttttctctttttctgaagactaaaagtccagccccttttaagttatgaaaatagcttatttataagccaaacaaaccagtgcagtcaagctgccctggattctgccaattgcagactgcccatacctattaaaccccatgcctaagcatctttttgatgccagccactttgttccccacgcctggcttattccttttgttcaagagttatgggttcatttaagtattcattttaattctcatgctcttatgtcttgttccccattgacattaatttaatcctaattcagtaccctacttgtcagctcacttaaactaagctTTTTCTGTTCTTTTAGAACCCCATACTACCCTTGttaaaccttgattattactgccctaaacccattgcagcatcagggcattttgaacttctgaaagttcaaattcagaacTGCCCTGGACTGAAACTTTTCAGTcgttttgcaatgcaaacaaacccatttcaaacaatgtcgggcattcagtcagtgacatggttcaattagtcatgtgaaattattagctcatttgatcaattagttatagaaaactaatcgacgacgtttatcgagtcgactatactaaatataacaggtaataatcagtcgttcatataaacaacacgtacagggtcccgaaagacttcagacaacttttgttcaatcactgggagcctatatgagttaacttatttgacgactatcctaatcgaacATGTTTATCACAGGATACGTTCAaaacatacacagaaaacaatcgaccaaataaaaggtctttgacagagatggaagaaattaagaaaaataccagacaataacaaacaatcacaacaaagcatgctaacaactTAATTATCACTCGAATAAAACATAAAGGCAAAGAAAAACTTACCAAAAAATGTCCAAACAAAATTGACCCAAgtctgactcaactttgaccatttgaggccgaacaaactttaatcagggtgttctcacacgagaacaccttgattaaggtctattagacctcaaaccctgtTAAGGCTGGCCGGTTTCCAAGGCTATTCGTGTTCTAGGGTTTGGATCTttagatctggttttttaggagttgtgggtagattcggaccaaaccaagcctggtttggtcacgaggggggtcaggggagtgtctggtatgaagatggtgaggtttggtgtaggtcagagcttgactcgaatcttcaaatgaagattcgagatgaaggaaagtgattcgaggcaaagggatagcagatccatgttcaggacagtgaggtggtcctagggtgttcaagaggtggtcatcggcgttcatgccgccgggttctggtgaaagggaaatcagggcggctgctagggtttcgggggggttcagtgtttggtgaagacgatgagtggaggggggttcgaatagggggcgtggggtacgatagaaagcttatatacgatctaggggtttagatcctggtcgttggatcaaatgagatctatggccaggatctattcacttagggaagacggtgtcgtttgggtttgatagtgggtgaaaccgggtaaggctggatcgggtcaaaatttgacgggtttagggggaaggcctgggtccgttggatcaaagggttggacggctcagattaattgcctaagacgacgtcgtttggggttgAATGA
This window encodes:
- the LOC107765259 gene encoding protein PIN-LIKES 5 isoform X2, giving the protein MGFWTLFEVASMPILQVLLISILGALMATDYLKLLHSDARRSLNKIVFVVFTPSLMFASLAKTVTLDDIISWWFMPINIGLTFLVGGILGWLVVKILKPDLHLEGLIIATCSAGNLGNLLLIVIPAICKEKRSPFGDHGICASVGLSYASFSMAVGGFYIWTHTYHLIRSSSVKFKALKAAEEDALKKPNNDFDANEKSHLLEEVDQNDLALSIAPTKSTAYDPENQTKACEKTDMEPREGEVSSWSKFLHKIVEELLAPPTVAAIIGLIFGSVTWLKNLIIGSAAPLRVIQDSIKLLGDGTIPCITLILGGNLTQGLRKAKVKPMIIISVVCVRYIFSPLVGILVLKVADKLGFLAADPLYKFVIMIQYTLPPAMNIENRRRKMIS
- the LOC107765259 gene encoding protein PIN-LIKES 5 isoform X3; the encoded protein is MGFWTLFEVASMPILQVLLISILGALMATDYLKLLHSDARRSLNKIVFVVFTPSLMFASLAKTVTLDDIISWWFMPINIGLTFLVGGILGWLVVKILKPDLHLEGLIIATCSAGNLGNLLLIVIPAICKEKRSPFGDHGICASVGLSYASFSMAVGGFYIWTHTYHLIRSSSVKFKALKAAEEDALKKPNNDFDANEKSHLLEEVDQNDLALSIAPTKSTAYDPENQTKACEKTDMEPREGEVSSWSKFLHKIVEELLAPPTVAAIIGLIFGSVTWLKNLIIGSAAPLRVIQDSIKLLGDGTIPCITLILGGNLTQGLRKAKVKPMIIISVVCVRYIFSPLVGILVLKVADKLGFLAADPLYKFVIMIQYTLPPAMNIVY
- the LOC107765259 gene encoding protein PIN-LIKES 5 isoform X1 encodes the protein MGFWTLFEVASMPILQVLLISILGALMATDYLKLLHSDARRSLNKIVFVVFTPSLMFASLAKTVTLDDIISWWFMPINIGLTFLVGGILGWLVVKILKPDLHLEGLIIATCSAGNLGNLLLIVIPAICKEKRSPFGDHGICASVGLSYASFSMAVGGFYIWTHTYHLIRSSSVKFKALKAAEEDALKKPNNDFDANEKSHLLEEVDQNDLALSIAPTKSTAYDPENQTKACEKTDMEPREGEVSSWSKFLHKIVEELLAPPTVAAIIGLIFGSVTWLKNLIIGSAAPLRVIQDSIKLLGDGTIPCITLILGGNLTQGLRKAKVKPMIIISVVCVRYIFSPLVGILVLKVADKLGFLAADPLYKFVIMIQYTLPPAMNIGTMTQLFDVAQEECSVLFLWTYLVAAFALTIWSTVFMWLLS